In Maridesulfovibrio sp., the following proteins share a genomic window:
- a CDS encoding tetratricopeptide repeat protein, giving the protein MTEKTTIKDLSGVFSRQRIAKVGTGTTTRRVAQIGYYFVEQLEDNLFQVRPLNSNFVPTGDAEEITRDELLENYTPEPEMYHKQVLPNIKELQKTLARADRLRQQGNSFSAEMEYNNSLKIDEMNVRGNFGVGLCLMQRGEKERANDIFARLISMDAPFAKEHKHLFNDFGINLRKSKMIPQAIEYYAKAIKLSPDDDHLRYNLARAYFEDKQYDKVREELAKCLEINPDFMEAKKFVAYMDKNKLG; this is encoded by the coding sequence ATGACTGAAAAAACCACCATTAAAGATCTAAGCGGAGTCTTCTCCCGCCAAAGAATAGCCAAAGTAGGCACTGGAACAACCACCCGTCGAGTTGCGCAAATCGGCTACTATTTTGTTGAGCAGCTTGAAGACAACCTCTTCCAAGTGCGTCCATTGAACAGTAATTTTGTGCCTACCGGGGATGCAGAAGAAATCACTCGTGATGAACTTCTGGAAAATTATACCCCTGAACCTGAAATGTACCACAAACAGGTTCTTCCAAATATAAAAGAGCTTCAGAAGACCCTTGCCCGCGCGGACCGTCTCCGCCAGCAGGGGAATTCATTCAGCGCTGAAATGGAATACAATAACTCGCTTAAAATAGACGAGATGAACGTGCGAGGAAACTTCGGCGTCGGTCTCTGCCTGATGCAACGCGGCGAAAAAGAAAGGGCAAATGATATTTTCGCACGCCTCATTTCCATGGACGCACCTTTTGCCAAAGAGCACAAACACCTGTTCAATGATTTCGGCATCAACCTCCGCAAATCAAAAATGATCCCGCAGGCAATTGAATATTACGCCAAAGCCATCAAGCTAAGTCCCGATGATGACCATCTGCGCTACAACCTTGCGCGCGCCTACTTCGAAGACAAGCAATACGATAAGGTGAGAGAAGAACTCGCCAAGTGTCTGGAAATTAATCCTGATTTTATGGAAGCCAAAAAGTTCGTCGCTTATATGGACAAAAATAAGCTGGGCTGA
- a CDS encoding methyl-accepting chemotaxis protein — MLKNMRIGTKIAISISVLMILIFVAFTAITVKKTRESSITQAQELANEMAGRYVSEVKGIIEKALDASWVGAAGILSMTEYKADVNRDMVDELIKKITDVDPMFYGTQIVIEPNALDGRDAEYVGNDKYGPNGEYGQYGWYEGDTWKMAEMHRNDPNNTRAWYMIPRDTKKAILTEPYTTSLVTEVMATVSVPILKKGKFIGVVGIDIILGAFEKMIADIRPMETGYAFIASNDGYCVAHPNKDSTTKSIGEAFPKAERAAILDAIKTGKVFHKTMTSLIDGKEYYYVFEPIVIAGTSTPWSIGLAIPTDKIYTEANNFFTLIAGISILAILLVIIVVLIIARSISKPIGVLVSGAQEIAAGNFETQMNADIFSGELKTLHDALTSMVSSLVKFISTAEEKSKEAEQQTLAANEALEAARLAKEAAEKAKAEGMLHAAHQLEGIVEQVTSASEELASQVEESARGSEIQRERTSESATAMEQMNASVLEVAQNASQAAESAMEAKKNAENGGRIVSDVVNSIESVNKVSTKMVSGLNELGTQAEGISQVITVITDIADQTNLLALNAAIEAARAGEAGRGFAVVADEVRKLAEKTMQATQEVEQAVHAIQAETRRNIDEMNNAASMVLKSTEYAEQAGESLETIVQNVDSTADQVRAIATASEEQSAASEQINRGTEEVNRIAMETAEAMQQSMTAVADIARLSGELQNLIAELKDV, encoded by the coding sequence ATGCTCAAGAATATGCGTATAGGTACTAAAATCGCTATCAGTATCAGTGTACTGATGATCCTCATTTTCGTTGCATTTACTGCCATAACGGTAAAGAAAACACGCGAATCTTCTATTACGCAGGCCCAGGAACTGGCAAATGAAATGGCCGGGCGGTACGTTAGCGAAGTAAAAGGAATCATTGAAAAAGCTCTTGATGCTTCATGGGTTGGAGCGGCTGGAATCCTGAGCATGACGGAATATAAAGCAGATGTTAACCGTGATATGGTTGATGAATTAATCAAAAAGATTACTGATGTCGATCCTATGTTTTACGGAACACAGATAGTGATTGAACCAAACGCGCTGGATGGACGTGACGCCGAGTACGTCGGCAATGATAAGTATGGACCTAACGGAGAGTACGGACAGTATGGCTGGTATGAAGGCGATACATGGAAGATGGCGGAAATGCACAGAAATGATCCCAACAATACCCGTGCATGGTACATGATACCGCGTGACACCAAAAAAGCGATCCTTACTGAACCATACACAACCTCACTTGTTACTGAGGTGATGGCTACCGTCAGTGTTCCTATTCTTAAAAAAGGAAAATTTATCGGTGTTGTCGGAATTGATATTATTCTCGGCGCATTTGAAAAAATGATCGCCGATATCCGTCCAATGGAGACAGGTTACGCCTTTATTGCCTCCAATGATGGTTACTGCGTAGCCCACCCGAATAAAGACAGCACAACCAAAAGCATTGGCGAAGCTTTCCCCAAAGCAGAGCGCGCAGCCATCCTGGATGCCATAAAGACCGGCAAGGTCTTCCATAAAACAATGACCTCACTCATAGACGGAAAAGAATACTATTACGTTTTTGAGCCGATTGTAATAGCCGGGACATCCACTCCATGGAGTATCGGGCTAGCTATTCCCACAGACAAAATTTACACTGAAGCCAACAACTTCTTCACATTGATTGCCGGGATCTCAATACTGGCTATCCTGCTGGTCATTATCGTAGTTCTCATAATTGCCCGCTCTATCTCCAAACCCATCGGAGTTCTGGTCAGTGGCGCGCAGGAAATTGCAGCAGGTAACTTTGAAACTCAAATGAACGCCGACATTTTCAGCGGTGAATTGAAAACCCTGCACGATGCGCTAACCTCCATGGTCAGCAGTCTGGTAAAATTCATATCTACGGCAGAAGAAAAATCAAAAGAAGCCGAGCAACAGACATTAGCTGCCAACGAAGCTCTTGAAGCAGCAAGGCTGGCTAAAGAAGCAGCTGAAAAAGCCAAGGCTGAAGGTATGCTGCATGCTGCTCATCAGTTGGAAGGTATCGTCGAGCAAGTAACTTCCGCCTCCGAAGAGCTGGCCTCCCAGGTTGAAGAATCGGCTCGCGGCTCTGAAATACAGCGCGAACGGACCTCCGAATCCGCTACCGCCATGGAACAGATGAATGCTTCTGTCCTTGAAGTTGCCCAGAATGCATCACAAGCGGCGGAAAGCGCTATGGAGGCTAAAAAGAATGCTGAAAACGGCGGACGTATCGTCAGCGATGTTGTTAACTCCATCGAATCTGTAAACAAAGTCTCAACAAAGATGGTCAGCGGACTCAATGAACTAGGAACACAGGCTGAAGGTATCTCTCAGGTCATTACTGTTATCACCGACATAGCCGACCAGACCAACCTGCTTGCCCTCAACGCAGCCATCGAAGCTGCGCGCGCAGGTGAAGCAGGACGCGGATTCGCAGTTGTAGCTGATGAAGTTCGCAAGCTGGCTGAAAAGACCATGCAGGCGACTCAGGAAGTTGAACAGGCTGTACATGCCATTCAGGCCGAGACACGCAGAAATATTGATGAAATGAACAATGCCGCTAGCATGGTTTTAAAAAGTACCGAATATGCTGAACAGGCTGGCGAGAGCCTTGAAACCATCGTCCAGAATGTAGATTCCACCGCGGATCAGGTCCGGGCAATCGCGACTGCCAGTGAAGAGCAGTCCGCAGCCAGTGAACAGATCAACCGCGGAACTGAAGAAGTAAACCGCATTGCCATGGAAACAGCCGAAGCCATGCAACAGTCAATGACCGCTGTGGCCGATATCGCAAGGCTCTCCGGTGAACTGCAAAATCTTATCGCAGAATTGAAAGACGTGTAG
- a CDS encoding RNA methyltransferase, translating to MLDNLNIVLFGTKYPENVGSSARAMTNMGCNNLTLVRPASWNMERALPLATVKARDIVEKAVVADNLVDALKDKTRVYGTTARTGGWRKGVMTPATAAPLIVEQLRAGEKIAVVFGPEDRGLTNDETQLCSRLINIPTSRDNSSLNLSQAVLIILYECFKNALDKPFIPAGPPDERSTSFEEQEILASNLQETLLAIDFLKAENPDYWMMPVRRFMSRIDIKRNEFNLLMGICRQIKWIVGQAGKK from the coding sequence ATGCTGGACAACCTGAATATAGTTCTTTTCGGCACTAAATACCCTGAAAACGTTGGCTCATCTGCACGGGCCATGACCAACATGGGCTGCAACAACCTGACCCTCGTTCGCCCGGCCTCATGGAATATGGAAAGAGCACTGCCGCTGGCGACAGTAAAAGCACGCGACATTGTGGAAAAGGCAGTGGTCGCCGATAATCTTGTAGACGCTTTAAAAGACAAAACAAGGGTATACGGAACCACCGCCCGCACCGGCGGCTGGCGCAAAGGAGTCATGACCCCAGCGACCGCAGCGCCGCTCATTGTAGAACAACTACGCGCCGGTGAAAAAATCGCCGTTGTATTCGGCCCTGAAGACCGGGGACTGACCAACGACGAAACACAGCTCTGCTCAAGACTAATCAATATTCCAACCAGCCGGGACAACAGCTCGCTTAACCTTTCTCAGGCGGTACTAATCATTCTTTACGAATGCTTCAAAAACGCGCTGGACAAACCTTTCATTCCTGCCGGACCTCCCGATGAGCGTTCCACTTCTTTTGAAGAACAGGAAATTCTGGCTTCGAATCTTCAAGAAACGCTGCTCGCCATCGATTTTCTTAAAGCAGAAAATCCTGACTACTGGATGATGCCTGTAAGAAGATTTATGTCCAGAATCGACATCAAACGTAATGAATTCAATCTGCTTATGGGCATTTGCCGCCAGATCAAATGGATTGTCGGGCAAGCAGGTAAAAAATAG
- a CDS encoding cobyrinate a,c-diamide synthase, whose translation MNSIKGFIVAGTHSGCGKTSVTLGLMAALTRRNIRVQPFKTGPDFIDPGHHTRAAGRPCHNLDGWMLSGKTLRDIFSRYTQDADACIVEGVMGLYDGYSALDETGSTAHLSKELNLPVILVVDAGSMARSAAALVQGFCNFDPETAVGGVIFNRVGSSNHAQILEEAISLTDVPLIGCLPRRKEIATPSRHLGLVTPDHLQDLDFRYNALADWVEENIDLDQLMEALPEIPLQPRFDEVPMIPKTRIGIAQDHAFSFYYEENLRLLRKAGAELVPFSPIEDRSLPKDISGLYFGGGYPELAAFDLAQNTRLRRAIADFSAAGHPVYAECGGFMYLMESINHDDRVFPMCGIFPLRCSMQPRFQALGYREIELTCDTLFGKAGTSVRGHEFHYSALDDAAENIDKTYLVTSKRGATVKEGFATNGNTLGSYIHLHFASNPQVAENFVNACVDSSRTEDI comes from the coding sequence ATGAACTCAATTAAAGGATTCATTGTAGCAGGGACCCACAGCGGTTGCGGTAAGACCTCGGTAACACTGGGTCTTATGGCTGCGCTTACCCGTCGTAATATAAGAGTCCAGCCCTTCAAGACCGGCCCGGACTTCATCGACCCCGGGCATCATACCCGGGCAGCGGGTAGACCCTGTCACAATCTGGACGGCTGGATGCTCTCCGGCAAAACCCTGCGTGACATTTTCTCCCGCTACACTCAGGACGCTGATGCCTGTATTGTAGAAGGAGTTATGGGGCTGTATGACGGCTACTCAGCGCTGGACGAGACCGGATCAACCGCCCACCTTTCCAAAGAGTTGAATCTTCCGGTCATATTGGTGGTCGACGCCGGTTCCATGGCCAGGTCCGCTGCTGCGCTGGTGCAGGGATTCTGCAACTTCGACCCTGAAACTGCCGTGGGCGGAGTCATTTTCAACCGCGTGGGCAGCAGTAACCATGCCCAAATTTTAGAAGAAGCAATATCTCTGACTGATGTTCCGCTAATCGGATGTCTGCCAAGGCGTAAAGAGATAGCCACGCCTTCACGCCATTTGGGGCTGGTAACCCCTGACCACCTGCAAGATCTGGATTTCAGATACAACGCCCTCGCTGACTGGGTCGAGGAAAACATAGATCTGGACCAGCTAATGGAAGCCCTGCCGGAAATTCCGCTGCAACCCCGCTTCGATGAAGTTCCCATGATTCCCAAAACAAGAATCGGGATAGCCCAGGATCATGCTTTTTCTTTCTACTATGAAGAAAACCTGCGTCTTTTACGCAAAGCCGGTGCTGAGCTTGTCCCCTTCTCGCCCATCGAAGATAGAAGCCTGCCCAAAGACATCTCCGGCCTGTATTTTGGCGGCGGATACCCCGAACTTGCAGCTTTTGATCTGGCACAGAACACCAGACTGCGCCGCGCCATAGCTGATTTTTCCGCTGCTGGGCATCCTGTTTACGCTGAATGCGGCGGTTTCATGTACCTTATGGAATCAATAAATCATGACGACCGAGTATTCCCCATGTGCGGTATATTTCCATTGCGCTGCTCAATGCAACCCCGTTTCCAAGCCCTTGGATACCGCGAAATAGAACTTACCTGCGACACCCTGTTCGGCAAAGCCGGAACCTCGGTACGCGGCCACGAATTCCACTACTCAGCTCTGGACGACGCAGCGGAAAATATAGATAAAACCTATCTGGTCACCAGCAAAAGAGGAGCAACCGTAAAGGAAGGTTTTGCTACCAACGGGAATACTCTGGGCAGCTACATTCATCTTCATTTTGCCAGCAACCCGCAGGTTGCAGAAAACTTCGTAAACGCCTGCGTAGACTCTTCCCGTACCGAAGACATTTAG
- a CDS encoding exodeoxyribonuclease III, with the protein MKIYSWNVNGYRAVIKKNFNEWFEQSNADVVMVQETKAHPDQIPAKNRDFEGYESFWNWSKVKKGYSGTACFSRQPVLSHSFGLTDEKFQGEGRVVLMEYEHFYLFNIYYPNGQMSDERLEFKMGFYDSFLEYAEELRKRKPIVVGGDFNTAHKEIDLKNPKANSERSGFLPIERAWLDKFIEHGYVDTFRMFDDSPGKYSWWSYRFNARKNNAGWRIDYFFVSEELKNNVKNAWIESDVMGSDHCPIGIELDFS; encoded by the coding sequence ATGAAAATTTATTCTTGGAATGTTAACGGATACCGCGCTGTAATAAAGAAAAATTTCAACGAATGGTTTGAACAGAGCAATGCCGATGTGGTTATGGTTCAGGAAACCAAAGCCCACCCGGACCAGATTCCTGCCAAAAATCGTGATTTTGAGGGCTACGAATCCTTCTGGAACTGGTCGAAAGTCAAAAAGGGTTATTCCGGAACCGCTTGTTTTTCACGGCAGCCGGTACTTTCCCATTCATTTGGCCTTACTGATGAAAAATTTCAGGGCGAAGGCCGGGTGGTTCTAATGGAATATGAGCATTTTTATCTTTTCAACATATATTACCCCAACGGCCAGATGAGCGACGAACGCCTTGAGTTCAAAATGGGCTTTTACGACAGTTTTCTTGAATACGCCGAAGAACTGCGCAAGAGGAAACCCATTGTTGTCGGCGGAGATTTCAACACCGCCCACAAGGAAATCGATCTTAAAAACCCAAAGGCCAACTCCGAACGTTCAGGATTCCTGCCTATCGAACGCGCATGGCTGGATAAATTCATTGAGCACGGCTACGTGGATACTTTCCGCATGTTTGATGACAGCCCGGGGAAATATTCATGGTGGAGCTACCGTTTCAACGCCCGAAAGAACAACGCAGGGTGGCGTATTGATTACTTTTTCGTATCCGAAGAGCTTAAAAATAATGTAAAAAATGCATGGATCGAATCTGATGTCATGGGTTCTGACCACTGCCCCATCGGGATCGAATTAGACTTTTCCTGA